A single genomic interval of Drosophila virilis strain 15010-1051.87 chromosome 2, Dvir_AGI_RSII-ME, whole genome shotgun sequence harbors:
- the LOC6632882 gene encoding coiled-coil-helix-coiled-coil-helix domain-containing protein 10, mitochondrial encodes MPRQRSGSATPKSSARSSSSRSGFTPFTGGSNSRNLPAVQPKKETKPDPAPAPAAAPSSGRSTSDVMKDMAATAAGVAVGSAVGHAVGAGITGAFSGRGQAATEQPAAESKPRSELVEEGPCAAEIRQFLKCSEENSDLTVCQDFNEAMKKCRQRYNI; translated from the coding sequence ATGCCGCGTCAACGCTCAGGTAGTGCCACGCCCAAGTCTTCAgccagaagcagcagcagtcgcagcggTTTCACGCCGTTCACTGGCGGCTCTAACAGCAGAAATCTGCCTGCTGTCCAGCCCAAAAAGGAGACCAAACCGGATCCAGCACcagctcctgctgcagctcctAGCTCCGGGCGTTCTACAAGCGATGTGATGAAGGATATGGCAGCCACGGCGGCTGGTGTAGCCGTTGGCTCTGCCGTGGGTCATGCTGTGGGTGCTGGAATAACTGGTGCATTTAGTGGACGTGGCCAGGCGGCAACTGAGCAGCCGGCGGCAGAGAGCAAACCACGCAGCGAACTGGTGGAGGAGGGTCCTTGTGCGGCCGAGATCCGCCAGTTCCTCAAGTGCAGCGAGGAGAACAGCGATCTGACCGTCTGTCAGGACTTTAATGAGGCTATGAAAAAATGTCGCCAACGCTacaatatttaa